In one Mucilaginibacter ginsenosidivorax genomic region, the following are encoded:
- a CDS encoding methyltransferase domain-containing protein, with translation MPNLKHRAFDAEIMDDLNLPDSEIAPVLEGLGKVNSWFGGHKEAITSIKNFPVKQGYSISDWGCGGGDTLIAIAKWATQQQMPLKLTGIDAAPAAINYARNASKTFANISYVRADVINDTPLLGKHDIIISNLFTHHFDDEHWITMIKNMYASAQKGIIITDLHRHWVLYYAVIFITHVLTRNKMVRYDGPLSVKRGFKKQELLTLLKKAQIDNFKLTWKWPFRWALVIYKL, from the coding sequence ATGCCCAATTTAAAACACCGCGCCTTTGATGCCGAAATCATGGACGACCTAAACTTGCCCGACAGTGAGATAGCCCCCGTGCTGGAAGGTTTAGGCAAGGTAAATTCGTGGTTTGGCGGGCATAAGGAAGCCATTACGTCTATAAAAAACTTCCCCGTAAAACAGGGCTATTCCATAAGCGATTGGGGTTGCGGTGGCGGCGACACGCTTATCGCCATTGCCAAATGGGCAACGCAACAACAGATGCCCCTAAAGCTTACCGGCATTGATGCTGCCCCCGCAGCTATAAACTATGCACGCAATGCATCCAAAACGTTTGCTAATATTAGCTACGTGCGGGCCGATGTGATAAACGATACTCCTTTGTTAGGCAAGCACGATATCATTATCAGCAATTTGTTTACCCATCATTTTGACGACGAACACTGGATCACGATGATTAAAAACATGTATGCATCGGCCCAAAAGGGAATAATCATTACCGATTTGCACCGCCATTGGGTATTATACTATGCGGTTATTTTCATTACACATGTGTTAACCCGTAATAAAATGGTACGTTACGATGGGCCACTATCTGTTAAACGGGGCTTTAAAAAGCAGGAGTTATTAACACTGCTAAAAAAAGCACAAATTGATAACTTTAAATTAACATGGAAGTGGCCATTCCGCTGGGCTTTAGTGATCTATAAATTGTAG
- a CDS encoding sensor histidine kinase, with protein sequence MNLRVLVLITATGVAITLSAVNFYFQHKWYDVMVTFTITIAVSYFVFYYLIEKYIYSRIKLIYKLIHNLKLGRDLRDALGEHVTANPIDDVEQEVKEWAKQKKSEIDDLRKQEKFRRDFLSNISHEFKTPLFAIQGYIEALQDDDMEDREMARQFLEKASKNVDRLSYLIKDLDEISKLESGEIPINYSKFKINDLIKEVFESLEIKGKQYKIKLIFKQKYDEGIIVYADREKIRQVLVNLIDNSFKYGKEEGSTSLSLFVLDDQVLVEVTDDGIGIEEKFLPRLFERFYRTDTSRSRQIGGSGLGLAIVKHIIEAHQQTINVRSTEGLGSTFGFTLQRAKQTLPFPNIPVLKS encoded by the coding sequence ATGAATTTGCGTGTACTGGTTTTAATTACCGCAACTGGGGTTGCCATAACCCTATCGGCGGTTAACTTTTATTTTCAGCATAAATGGTATGATGTGATGGTTACTTTCACCATCACCATAGCGGTAAGCTACTTTGTATTTTACTACTTGATAGAAAAGTATATTTACTCGCGCATCAAACTTATTTACAAACTCATTCACAATTTAAAGCTTGGCCGCGATTTGCGAGATGCCCTGGGCGAACATGTAACCGCCAACCCCATTGATGATGTGGAGCAGGAGGTAAAAGAATGGGCCAAACAAAAAAAATCGGAGATTGACGACCTGCGCAAGCAGGAAAAATTCCGTCGCGATTTTTTATCCAATATCTCGCACGAGTTTAAAACCCCGCTTTTTGCCATACAGGGATACATTGAAGCATTGCAGGATGACGACATGGAAGACCGCGAGATGGCGCGCCAGTTCCTTGAAAAAGCCTCTAAAAATGTGGATAGGTTAAGCTACCTTATTAAGGACCTGGATGAGATTTCGAAGCTGGAATCGGGCGAAATACCCATCAATTACAGCAAGTTTAAAATAAACGACCTGATTAAAGAAGTTTTTGAATCGCTTGAGATAAAAGGCAAGCAGTATAAAATAAAGCTGATATTTAAGCAGAAATATGATGAAGGTATTATTGTATATGCCGACAGGGAAAAAATAAGGCAGGTATTGGTTAACCTGATTGATAACTCATTTAAATACGGTAAAGAAGAAGGAAGCACATCATTAAGCCTTTTTGTACTTGACGACCAGGTTTTGGTGGAGGTTACCGACGATGGCATTGGCATCGAAGAAAAGTTTTTGCCTCGCCTGTTCGAGCGTTTTTACCGTACAGATACCAGCCGGTCGCGCCAAATTGGGGGCTCTGGATTGGGCCTGGCCATTGTAAAACACATTATTGAGGCGCACCAGCAAACCATTAATGTGCGCAGTACCGAAGGTTTGGGATCAACTTTTGGCTTTACTTTGCAAAGAGCAAAACAAACTTTACCTTTCCCCAACATACCAGTGTTAAAAAGTTAA
- a CDS encoding NAD(P)/FAD-dependent oxidoreductase, protein MNDIIIVGGGLAGLFNAILLNRAGLKVTLIEKKTYPMHRVCGEYISNEVIPFLNTLDINLEQFNVARINRLEVTAASGVKFAQKLDLGGFGLSRYTFDNFLYHKATIEGVIFMTGTRVEDVRYAGNQFEVVTPGEVLTAPLVIGSFGKRSNLDQKLKRPFFYKRSPYLAVKFHIKMDLPQDLIQLNNYKDGYCGVSKTDGDRYCMCYMAHRDDLRKYGSLQGLEENIIRKNPYLDDIFANADFLLDKPEVINEISFEKKAPVDNHILMSGDTAGMIAPLCGNGMTMAIHSAKILSDKIISHYKTGKFHEDNRIALEADYTDAWNRQFAQRLWVGRQLQRLFGNNNTTALTLRLLNGLPPLSRYLISKTHGKPFS, encoded by the coding sequence ATGAACGATATAATTATAGTTGGCGGCGGCCTTGCGGGATTATTTAACGCGATACTATTAAACCGCGCCGGCTTAAAAGTCACCCTTATCGAAAAAAAAACATACCCCATGCACCGGGTATGTGGCGAATACATCTCTAACGAAGTAATCCCTTTTTTAAATACTTTAGATATTAACCTCGAGCAGTTTAATGTTGCCCGCATTAACAGGTTAGAGGTTACCGCTGCCTCGGGCGTTAAATTTGCTCAAAAGCTTGATCTGGGCGGCTTTGGGCTAAGCAGGTATACCTTCGATAATTTTTTATACCACAAGGCTACAATAGAAGGCGTAATTTTCATGACAGGCACAAGGGTGGAGGATGTGCGCTACGCCGGCAATCAGTTTGAGGTGGTTACACCTGGCGAAGTGTTAACGGCGCCGTTGGTAATAGGCTCATTCGGCAAACGGTCAAACCTCGATCAAAAACTGAAGCGGCCCTTTTTTTATAAACGCAGCCCCTACCTGGCCGTAAAATTTCATATAAAAATGGATTTGCCGCAGGATCTTATCCAGCTTAATAATTATAAAGATGGCTATTGCGGCGTAAGCAAAACCGATGGCGACAGGTATTGCATGTGCTACATGGCGCACCGGGATGACCTGCGCAAATACGGTAGTTTGCAGGGATTAGAAGAAAACATTATCCGCAAAAACCCCTATCTCGACGATATATTTGCCAATGCCGACTTTTTACTGGATAAGCCGGAGGTGATTAACGAGATATCGTTTGAAAAGAAAGCCCCGGTTGATAACCATATTTTAATGAGCGGCGATACCGCCGGAATGATAGCGCCATTGTGTGGCAACGGCATGACCATGGCTATCCACTCGGCCAAAATCCTGTCGGATAAAATTATCAGCCATTATAAAACCGGCAAATTTCATGAAGATAACCGCATAGCTTTAGAGGCCGATTATACCGATGCCTGGAACCGGCAATTTGCGCAGCGGTTATGGGTAGGCCGGCAATTGCAGCGCCTGTTTGGCAATAACAATACAACAGCGCTTACACTTCGCCTGTTAAACGGCTTGCCGCCATTATCCAGGTACCTGATTAGTAAAACTCACGGAAAACCTTTTTCATAA